The sequence TGGTGTTTACGGTTGGAGGAGCCCTCATCTTGGCGAAATGGACTCAACAAAACCGAGAGAATTCGGACCGAATAGTGAGTCTGCTCTGGGCAGCTGGGATGGCTTTTGGAGTATTGATGATTGATATGACCCCGGGCTATCAGGTGGATTTGGGGAGCTATCTGTTCGGAAGCATTTTAGCAATTCCCTCATCAGATTTGTTCTGGATGGTAGGTATTGACTGCTTTATTCTGTTGCTCGTTCTTGGAGGGTATAAACCTTTATTGGCTGTTTCATATGATCATGAATATGCAGAATTGACCAAGGTCCCAGTCAAATGGTTTTATCCATTGGTGTTGGTGCTGCTAGCTTGTGGAGTTGTGATTCTTATTCGATTGGTTGGTATAATTTTGGTGTTGGCCCTTTTAACAATTCCACCGAGCATGCTAGAAAAGAATGCATCCTCATTGCAGCAATTGATGATGGGTTCAACACTTCTATGTTTTGCGATGTGCCTGATTGGCCTGATCATATCTTACTACGGAGATACAAATACCAGTGCTGCGATCGTTGGAGTTGCTATTGCTGCTTACCTGACAAAGATTCTCCTAGAATTGGCGACGAATCGGCTCCGCACATAGTATTTAAGCGCGAAACACATGCTAGAAGTAGTATCTTGGTAGGCGGGAATTCAAGTTAGTTAGAATCTCATATGGAATGGTTTGGGCTTGTGCAGCTAAATGCTCCACAGTGATCACCTCTTCTTCACTCCTCCCAATCAGAGTCATCTCGGCATCATTTGGAACACACATCTCAGGACTTTCAATCATCATCTGATCCATACAAATTTTACCAACTACTGGAAATCTCTTCCCTTCATAAAGCACTTCAGCTTTACTGGACAAACCTCTCATAAAGCCATCCCCGTATCCGATTGGAAGAGTACTGATCCATGTATTCTTTGAAGCCGTCCAGGTCGCACCATAGCTAACAGTTTGCCCCTTCAACATTCCCTTTTGAAAGACAGTTTTTGCTTTGAGGGTCAAACTGCGTTTAAGTTCTAACTGTAGTTGGCTTTTAGAATCTGGTTGGATTCCATATAGAAGAATGCCTGGTCTCACCATATCGAAAAAACTTTTTGGGTGATGGAGAATTGCTCCAGAATTCGCTAGATGCCGCATCGGTATTGGCGCACCCAACTTTTTAAAGTGTCCAATGCCCTCTTCAAATCGCTCTAGTTGAAGAGCAGTCATCTTGTCATGTGGATCATCTGCACAAGCAAAATGCGAAAATATTCCAATCAGTTGACAATTTTTACTCAGTAGTGCTGCTTCAATCATCGGTAGAGCTGAACTAGCTCGAGTTCCAATCCGACCCATCCCAGTATCTAATTTTATGTGAATTCTTGCTTTGCAGCCCAAATGCAGCGCCCATCTTTCCACCTGCTCCAATTTAGAGAGTGAAGAAACGGTAATATCAATTTGACGGAGCAGAAAATGAGGAACTTGACTCTCTAGTAACCCTCCGAAGACAAGGATCGGGCAAGCTATTCCGTTCTCTCTTAAAAGAAGTGCTTCCTCCAGCAAAGCTACACCTAACATATCAACAGCAGATTGTTCATAAAAGCGTGCTACTGGAACCAACCCATGTCCATAGGCATTTGCTTTGACGACAGCCATCACCTTAGCTGGTGCAACCTTTTTTTGAATTTCTGTGAGGTTGTGTGCCAAAGCTACAAAATCTACTTCAATCCAAGCAGGCCTCGAAGGATCAGGGAAATTTGCAACATTTTCACGGGAGGATTTATGAGGAGAAGTTGCTGTCTCACTGTTTGAGTTGGCTGTAAAAGCCAACGAGTGCACTGCAGAAGAGTTCAAAATTTTCAATCTCCGTATCTTCACTGATTCGGGTGAGGGTGTCTAATAGCTGATCAAAACTTTTAAATGTTCGATACGCATCATAAACACGTATGCGAATTTCCTGCTCTTCAAAAAGCGTGGCTAAATCTTGAACTAATTTTGTTAGACCGAATGGGTCTTCTTTCAGATCAGAGAGAACCTGTTCCATGAACAATTGGACAAAATGCTGTAGTCGTTGAGGGGCTTCATAGGAATCTGAGTGATTTCCATAGGTTGAAGATTTGCCAGGCACAGTCCCGGGAGCGATACGTCGTTTTTCGTGCGCACCTTTCGCGGAGGGATAAGCAAGACGATAGGAACCACCTTTCTCCTGCATTTTTTCAAAAAGACTCTGAAGCTTTTCCGAACTAAGCTTCGTTTGCTCAGTTGGAGCAGTGACCAAGCGTTGTAGAAAGGGACTTTTGGGATTACTGAAGAGGTCGTAGGTGTCCGCTGGCGGTTGATAAGGGACTGGCTTGCTGGAAGCTCCAAGGTTGCGTGGCCGCTGTCGAACAATCAATGGAACACGGTTTGTATCCTGCTCTTCCATCAAATTTTACCTAGCATTCGAATTATATTTTCTAGTCAAATTTTCGTTTCCATATGAAGTAAAGTCTTTTGCTTTTCGTGGAAGAGTTTTAAACAAATAACAATTTCCAATTACTGATCAATGATTTTTTTTAAATATGAGCATTCGGCTTTGAAACGAACTAGTTTTTTGGGTCTACTGCTAAGCTTTATCATTTGCTCTGCTAACTTTGTGTATGCCAATGAGTCTCAGGAGGCCAAGCGCTGGCTGGATTTCATGCAGCAAGGAAGCCATGCACAATTGATTCAAGACCTCAAAGAGCACATCAAAAAAGGACTTCTCGACCAATCGCCTCTTGCTCAGATCATTTTGGGAAAAAGTTTATCAGCGACTGGGGAGTATGCAGAAGCTGAGAAAATGTTCCAAAAGGGATTTCAA comes from SAR324 cluster bacterium and encodes:
- a CDS encoding metal ABC transporter permease: MWEALQYDFMQHALLAIVLGSIACGLLGSIVVVNRMTFLAGGISHFAYGGVGLGVFLGWPLLPTTLVFTVGGALILAKWTQQNRENSDRIVSLLWAAGMAFGVLMIDMTPGYQVDLGSYLFGSILAIPSSDLFWMVGIDCFILLLVLGGYKPLLAVSYDHEYAELTKVPVKWFYPLVLVLLACGVVILIRLVGIILVLALLTIPPSMLEKNASSLQQLMMGSTLLCFAMCLIGLIISYYGDTNTSAAIVGVAIAAYLTKILLELATNRLRT
- the alr gene encoding alanine racemase, giving the protein MNSSAVHSLAFTANSNSETATSPHKSSRENVANFPDPSRPAWIEVDFVALAHNLTEIQKKVAPAKVMAVVKANAYGHGLVPVARFYEQSAVDMLGVALLEEALLLRENGIACPILVFGGLLESQVPHFLLRQIDITVSSLSKLEQVERWALHLGCKARIHIKLDTGMGRIGTRASSALPMIEAALLSKNCQLIGIFSHFACADDPHDKMTALQLERFEEGIGHFKKLGAPIPMRHLANSGAILHHPKSFFDMVRPGILLYGIQPDSKSQLQLELKRSLTLKAKTVFQKGMLKGQTVSYGATWTASKNTWISTLPIGYGDGFMRGLSSKAEVLYEGKRFPVVGKICMDQMMIESPEMCVPNDAEMTLIGRSEEEVITVEHLAAQAQTIPYEILTNLNSRLPRYYF